A part of Paenibacillus sp. sptzw28 genomic DNA contains:
- a CDS encoding alpha/beta hydrolase translates to MTVYSFAITLLALLAAAGAGYKMSELVIHIRTFGDEDIYRFETDAGTLVREDVERLSREEAQIESPFGYQLRGWFFPAQRDEGKAVVLVHGVTSSLIGSLKYMYLFRRRGFHVLAYDHRRHGLSGGSSTTFGFYEKYDLKACIDWLLSRCGQNCRIGVLGESMGAATALQHAAIDRRAAFYIADCSYSDLTAELKYRLKEDFRMPPFPMLQLASLFAWLRSGFRFRFSHVSPVRDVADVETPVLFIHGDEDRYIPKEMTLQLYGAKKGFKRLHLMRGADHAQSLRTNREEYDCVVGTFLAELGLAEPADSPDISSLQLTPPSPVNT, encoded by the coding sequence ATGACCGTTTATTCATTCGCGATAACTCTGCTCGCGCTTCTCGCGGCAGCTGGTGCCGGGTATAAGATGTCGGAACTGGTTATTCATATTAGAACCTTTGGAGATGAAGACATTTACCGGTTTGAGACGGATGCTGGCACACTGGTGCGGGAAGATGTCGAGCGGCTCAGCCGGGAAGAGGCTCAGATCGAATCACCTTTCGGATATCAGCTTCGGGGCTGGTTCTTCCCAGCGCAGCGGGATGAAGGGAAAGCCGTCGTTCTCGTTCATGGCGTGACCTCTTCACTCATTGGATCGCTCAAATATATGTACCTGTTTCGCCGCAGAGGCTTTCACGTCCTCGCCTACGACCACCGGCGGCACGGACTGAGCGGCGGAAGCTCGACAACATTCGGCTTTTACGAGAAATACGATTTGAAAGCTTGCATCGATTGGCTGTTATCCAGGTGCGGACAAAATTGCAGGATAGGCGTATTGGGCGAGTCTATGGGGGCGGCCACGGCTCTGCAGCATGCGGCCATCGACAGGCGTGCGGCTTTCTACATTGCAGACTGCTCGTACTCAGACTTGACGGCGGAGCTGAAATACCGGCTGAAGGAAGATTTTCGTATGCCTCCATTTCCTATGCTGCAGCTGGCCAGCCTGTTTGCATGGCTTCGTTCGGGGTTCCGTTTCAGGTTCAGCCATGTTTCACCCGTACGCGATGTGGCAGATGTGGAAACGCCTGTATTATTTATCCACGGGGACGAAGACCGCTATATCCCAAAGGAAATGACTCTTCAGCTTTATGGCGCGAAGAAAGGCTTTAAGCGATTGCACCTGATGCGGGGTGCGGACCACGCCCAGTCTCTGCGCACGAACCGCGAGGAGTATGACTGCGTCGTGGGTACGTTCCTGGCGGAGCTCGGCCTCGCGGAACCGGCTGATTCCCCGGATATTTCCTCTCTGCAGCTTACTCCTCCATCCCCTGTGAACACATAA